A window from Synechococcus sp. RSCCF101 encodes these proteins:
- the psbO gene encoding photosystem II manganese-stabilizing polypeptide has protein sequence MRFRPLLSLALALCLTVLTACGGGSEAKERSNITYEDIVNTGRANDCATLPDSARGAIPLEAGGRYELREICMHPLEVFVKGEPVNKRQEAQFVPTKILTRYTSSLDQVYGDLEVTADGMVFTEKGGIDFQPITVLLPGGEEVPFTFSSKRLLASADGTALTTSTDFRGDYRAPSYRTSNFLDPKGRGLTTGYSSAVGLVPAGDDEELVRENVKRYVDGTGSMSLSITKVDPETSEFAGVFTAVQPSDTDMGGKEPVDVKISGELYGRLEVL, from the coding sequence ATGAGATTCCGTCCTCTTCTTTCGCTTGCGCTGGCCCTGTGCCTCACGGTTCTCACCGCGTGCGGCGGTGGCTCCGAGGCGAAGGAGCGTTCCAACATCACCTACGAGGACATCGTCAACACCGGTCGCGCCAACGACTGCGCCACCCTGCCGGACTCGGCCCGCGGAGCCATCCCCCTCGAGGCCGGAGGCCGCTACGAGCTGCGGGAAATCTGCATGCATCCCCTTGAGGTGTTCGTGAAGGGCGAGCCCGTCAACAAGCGACAGGAGGCTCAGTTCGTTCCCACCAAGATCCTCACCCGCTACACCTCCAGCCTCGATCAGGTCTACGGCGACCTGGAGGTCACGGCCGACGGCATGGTCTTCACTGAGAAGGGCGGCATCGACTTCCAGCCCATCACCGTTCTGCTGCCCGGCGGCGAGGAGGTGCCCTTCACCTTCTCCAGCAAGCGCCTGCTGGCCTCGGCTGATGGCACCGCCCTCACCACGAGCACGGATTTCAGAGGTGATTACCGCGCTCCCAGCTACAGGACCAGCAACTTCCTCGATCCCAAGGGCCGCGGTCTGACCACCGGCTACAGCAGCGCCGTGGGCCTGGTGCCCGCCGGTGACGACGAGGAGCTCGTCCGTGAGAACGTGAAGCGATATGTGGATGGCACGGGCAGCATGAGCCTCTCCATCACCAAGGTCGATCCGGAGACCAGTGAGTTCGCCGGAGTGTTCACCGCCGTTCAGCCCTCGGATACCGACATGGGCGGGAAGGAGCCCGTTGACGTCAAGATCAGCGGTGAGCTCTACGGACGCCTGGAGGTGCTCTGA
- the coaBC gene encoding bifunctional phosphopantothenoylcysteine decarboxylase/phosphopantothenate--cysteine ligase CoaBC has protein sequence MRTEEDPSPLSPSAPPARDPLAGRRILVGVCGGIAAVKVPLLVSRLVQMGAQVRCLLTPGAERLVSAASLACLSRHRCYRDEDQWDPIEPRPLHIELAEWADAVVVAPLTATSLSRWVHGSGEGLLASTLLACEAPVVVAAAMNTAMWTSDPVRRNWQVLGGMARVLPLGPSPGLLACDRVGDGRMAEPEVLILALQSLLAHGWQRDWQGLRLLVSAGPTVEPIDAARVISNRSSGRMGLMLAQAARFRGADVSLVHGPLQLPDALRDGLRCEAVDTAAEMDVALHRHQPEADAVVMAAAVADLRRAAPSPLKVPKRSLIDGWADGWEPVPDLLAGLVAARPPGQVLLGFAAGTGDVRETASLKHRRKGCDLLFANPIDQEGIGFAAPDNAGWLLGPGERCLELPRTGKLSLAHQLLTQLRRLLPTS, from the coding sequence ATGAGGACTGAGGAGGACCCCTCCCCGCTCTCCCCCTCAGCACCTCCCGCCCGCGATCCTCTCGCCGGACGGCGCATCCTTGTGGGCGTGTGCGGAGGCATCGCCGCCGTCAAGGTTCCCCTGCTGGTCAGCCGGCTCGTCCAGATGGGGGCTCAGGTCCGCTGCCTGCTCACCCCCGGTGCCGAGCGGCTGGTCAGCGCGGCGTCCCTGGCCTGTCTCAGTCGCCACCGCTGCTACCGGGACGAGGATCAGTGGGATCCGATCGAGCCCAGGCCCCTGCACATCGAGCTGGCGGAGTGGGCCGATGCCGTGGTCGTGGCACCCCTCACGGCGACCAGCCTGTCCCGATGGGTGCATGGCTCGGGGGAGGGACTGCTGGCCAGCACCCTTCTGGCCTGCGAGGCCCCTGTGGTGGTGGCGGCGGCCATGAACACCGCCATGTGGACCAGCGATCCGGTGCGCCGCAACTGGCAGGTCCTGGGGGGGATGGCGCGGGTGCTCCCCCTGGGGCCCTCCCCCGGACTGCTGGCCTGTGATCGCGTCGGCGACGGCCGCATGGCGGAACCGGAGGTCCTGATCCTGGCGCTGCAGAGCCTCCTGGCCCACGGTTGGCAGAGGGACTGGCAGGGTCTGCGCCTGCTGGTGAGCGCCGGGCCCACCGTGGAGCCGATCGATGCCGCGCGCGTGATCAGCAATCGCAGTTCCGGACGGATGGGCCTGATGCTTGCCCAGGCCGCCCGCTTTCGCGGCGCCGACGTGAGCCTCGTTCACGGGCCCCTGCAGTTGCCCGATGCGCTGCGGGATGGCCTCCGCTGCGAGGCCGTGGACACCGCGGCCGAGATGGATGTGGCGCTGCATCGGCACCAGCCGGAGGCGGATGCCGTGGTGATGGCGGCGGCCGTGGCCGATCTCCGGCGCGCGGCGCCGTCGCCGCTCAAGGTCCCGAAGCGGTCTCTGATCGACGGCTGGGCCGATGGCTGGGAGCCTGTGCCCGATCTGCTCGCCGGCCTTGTGGCGGCACGGCCCCCGGGCCAGGTGCTGCTGGGGTTCGCCGCCGGAACGGGCGATGTGCGCGAGACCGCATCCCTCAAGCACCGGCGCAAGGGGTGTGACCTGCTCTTCGCCAACCCCATCGATCAGGAGGGCATCGGCTTCGCCGCTCCCGACAACGCGGGCTGGCTGCTGGGTCCGGGAGAGCGGTGTCTGGAGCTGCCCCGCACCGGCAAGCTGAGCCTGGCTCATCAGCTGCTGACCCAATTACGGCGGCTTCTGCCGACCTCCTGA
- a CDS encoding DUF2555 domain-containing protein, translated as MSQCCCRSASVTQAAAITPERLEAFDEEAIADLARRLEEDDYPTPFAGLEDWHLIRALAIHRPDLVRPYVHLVDQEPFDED; from the coding sequence ATGAGTCAGTGCTGTTGTCGATCCGCTTCCGTGACCCAGGCCGCCGCGATCACCCCCGAGCGTCTCGAGGCCTTCGACGAGGAGGCCATCGCGGATCTGGCACGGCGGCTTGAAGAGGATGATTACCCCACCCCCTTCGCCGGACTGGAGGACTGGCATCTGATCCGCGCCCTGGCCATCCACAGGCCCGATCTGGTTCGCCCCTACGTGCACCTGGTGGATCAGGAACCCTTCGATGAGGACTGA
- a CDS encoding DUF565 domain-containing protein, giving the protein MTNAQRTRIERSLGEAPLRFAAWSVNPWRRHSLQLVVLLSGFGVGTTLGTVGGALSVMDPVGAFVVVALLEVGVRLRPGLRREGRRLPLQLLDMARVGVLYGLLLEGFKLL; this is encoded by the coding sequence TTGACGAACGCGCAACGCACACGCATCGAGCGCAGTCTCGGTGAAGCGCCCCTCAGGTTCGCGGCCTGGTCGGTGAACCCCTGGCGCCGACATTCGCTGCAGCTGGTGGTGCTGCTCAGTGGCTTCGGCGTCGGCACCACGCTCGGCACCGTGGGCGGTGCCCTGTCCGTGATGGACCCGGTCGGCGCCTTCGTTGTGGTGGCTCTGCTGGAGGTCGGGGTTCGCCTGAGGCCGGGCCTGAGGCGTGAGGGGCGACGGCTGCCGCTGCAGCTTCTCGACATGGCCCGGGTTGGGGTGCTCTACGGCCTGCTGCTGGAGGGGTTCAAGCTGCTCTGA
- a CDS encoding aspartate carbamoyltransferase catalytic subunit, which produces MSGWPHHHLIDLARFSREDFATVLGLAQRFRTLPVSGGRKLPALQGRLVTTLFFEPSTRTRSSFELAARRLSADVQSFTPSSSSLSKGETLLDTVLTYVAMGADVLVVRHRCTGVPARLVHHLRTLGIRASVLNGGDGLHSHPSQGLLDLLTLARHFNPGDPGPRALEGRRIALVGDVLHSRVARSNLWALTACGADVVLCGPPTLVPDLFRRFVEAPPPGQQEDPVARRGRIEVCRTLEEALPGADAVMTLRLQKERMRQHLLSSLESYHRCFGLTHARLRLCGGSAPVPVLHPGPVNRGVEMSGALLSDPEHSLVDEQVLNGVPVRMALLYLLAASEVAQGAALDQSSLNPSSSRP; this is translated from the coding sequence GTGAGCGGCTGGCCCCACCACCATCTGATCGATCTGGCCCGCTTCTCCCGGGAGGATTTCGCAACGGTGCTGGGACTGGCGCAGCGCTTCCGCACCCTGCCCGTGAGCGGCGGCCGCAAGCTCCCTGCGCTTCAGGGCCGGCTGGTGACCACGCTCTTCTTCGAACCCAGCACCCGGACGCGCAGCAGCTTCGAACTGGCGGCCCGGCGGCTCTCGGCTGATGTGCAGAGCTTCACTCCCTCCTCCAGCTCCCTCAGCAAGGGGGAAACCCTGTTGGACACCGTGCTCACCTATGTGGCCATGGGTGCGGATGTGCTGGTGGTGCGGCACCGCTGCACCGGCGTTCCCGCCCGTCTGGTGCACCACCTGCGCACGCTGGGAATCCGGGCCAGCGTGCTCAACGGCGGCGATGGTCTCCACAGCCACCCGAGTCAGGGGCTGCTGGATCTGCTGACGCTGGCCCGCCATTTCAATCCCGGCGACCCCGGTCCCCGGGCCCTGGAGGGTCGCCGCATCGCCCTGGTGGGGGATGTGCTGCATTCCCGTGTGGCCCGCTCCAATCTCTGGGCGCTCACGGCCTGCGGTGCCGATGTGGTGCTGTGCGGTCCGCCCACCCTCGTGCCCGACCTCTTCCGTCGTTTCGTAGAGGCACCGCCGCCCGGGCAGCAGGAGGATCCCGTGGCGCGGCGCGGCCGGATCGAGGTGTGCCGCACGCTTGAGGAGGCCCTTCCCGGCGCTGATGCGGTGATGACCCTGCGGCTCCAGAAGGAGCGCATGCGCCAGCATCTCCTCAGCAGCCTGGAGAGTTATCACCGCTGTTTCGGTCTCACCCACGCCCGCCTGCGGCTGTGTGGGGGATCGGCACCGGTGCCCGTGCTCCACCCGGGCCCCGTGAACCGCGGTGTGGAGATGAGCGGCGCGCTGCTGAGCGATCCGGAGCACTCACTCGTGGATGAGCAGGTGCTCAACGGTGTTCCCGTGCGCATGGCTCTGCTGTATCTGCTGGCGGCCAGCGAGGTCGCACAGGGGGCAGCGCTCGATCAGAGCAGCTTGAACCCCTCCAGCAGCAGGCCGTAG